ACGCTGGTTGCATAACCTGCTCGCTCTACATGAAATACGGCTTGTCCCCGTCGCTGCCGGGTTTGCTCATACCCAGGCTTTCGCCGACGTGTCGCTTGGGCGACTGGATGATCTGGGTAATCAAATCCCCCACGCTTTTGCGCGAGACGACGGTGCCTTTGAATGGCTCTTCCTTCACCGTCAGCTCGTAGCTGACCTCGTCCTCGTCCGTCAGCCACGCGGGACGCACGATGGTGTAGGCCAATCCCGAGGTTTCGATCAGATCAGCCGCACGGCGATACGGCTTCAGGTCATCGCCGATGGTGGCATTGTTCCATTCGCCAAATTTGCCTGGCACTTCGTCGTAGATGCCGAGCGAGAGCACGAAAATCAGGCGCCTCACGCCCTTGGCCTGCATGGCCGTGATGATGGCGTGCGCCTGCTTGTCCAGGTCGTCGCCCGACAGGTTGGCATAGACGAT
This region of Chitinolyticbacter meiyuanensis genomic DNA includes:
- a CDS encoding SDR family oxidoreductase; translated protein: MTNVLILGASGQIAQWVIQELAHDRHISQTLLLRNPRKLTGQEPANAKVVIGNVLDAKLLKSLMNGQDIVYANLSGDDLDKQAHAIITAMQAKGVRRLIFVLSLGIYDEVPGKFGEWNNATIGDDLKPYRRAADLIETSGLAYTIVRPAWLTDEDEVSYELTVKEEPFKGTVVSRKSVGDLITQIIQSPKRHVGESLGMSKPGSDGDKPYFM